The following proteins come from a genomic window of Halorussus halophilus:
- a CDS encoding S8 family serine peptidase: protein MFTPDQFDRRDFLKATGAAGVATTVPFSGSAAASTGNAIDDSFDLGSSGVKEALVVFDSNEQVDRLRHLDLENGYHKFDVLPIAYTELYSDQIQTIADWAEVRFVQKNVELDYHNNDARSTTDANAVHTDLGYTGSSAHSVVIDTGVDGDHPDLEDDLVANWRYVNPLSSTDDTTWKEVGSVDSDDNGHGTHCSGSITGSGKKSDGKYKGMAPDADLTVYSAGLTLLLVKAVAAYDHLLSRVRAGDIDVQVVSNSWGGGNGTDFNPDDAANVATWHAFQEGILPVFSAGNSGPGSNTLNQYSTAPHVLSVAATDDERSVTDFSSRGRTPNYDGPTNYKRKRALDNLEEYHAADKTETEVDSGSYAGTVDASSSAYHRWDAPKKAGYVEATLSWTPSEEDIDFYLHVGSKDGRVVASSASLNEPEDLAGSIEGGKTYYFEVRPFASVAADYSIDFTAYEGVTRDVTPVGIYRNGVGAPGKMVMSTLAPSDPLQSYGATSGDTENVDTEDYYGRISGTSMSCPVTSGAATLVVDAYYQNHGSYPDPIDVLNTLEATAKDYQASYNPWNIGAGFVDAYDAVQRAASGDLATFGEVNLTDY from the coding sequence ATGTTCACACCAGACCAGTTCGACCGCCGTGACTTCCTCAAAGCGACCGGGGCGGCCGGAGTGGCGACGACCGTACCGTTTTCCGGCAGTGCGGCGGCGTCTACGGGGAACGCTATCGACGACAGTTTCGACTTGGGTTCGTCGGGAGTGAAGGAGGCGCTGGTCGTCTTCGACAGCAACGAGCAGGTAGACCGACTGCGTCACCTCGATTTGGAGAACGGCTACCACAAGTTCGACGTGTTGCCAATCGCCTACACGGAACTGTACAGCGACCAGATACAGACCATCGCCGACTGGGCGGAGGTGCGCTTCGTCCAGAAGAACGTAGAACTGGACTATCACAACAACGACGCTCGCTCGACGACGGACGCCAACGCAGTCCACACCGACCTCGGGTACACCGGGTCGAGCGCTCACTCCGTCGTCATCGACACGGGCGTAGACGGTGACCATCCTGACCTCGAAGACGACCTCGTCGCCAACTGGCGGTACGTCAATCCGCTCTCTAGTACCGACGACACGACGTGGAAAGAAGTCGGCTCGGTGGACTCCGACGACAATGGCCACGGTACCCACTGTTCTGGGTCCATCACTGGGTCGGGCAAGAAGAGCGACGGCAAGTACAAAGGGATGGCACCGGATGCCGACCTCACCGTCTACTCGGCGGGCCTGACACTGCTCCTCGTCAAGGCCGTCGCGGCCTACGACCACCTGCTCTCTCGGGTCCGAGCGGGTGACATCGACGTGCAAGTAGTCAGCAACTCGTGGGGCGGCGGCAACGGTACCGACTTCAACCCCGACGACGCGGCCAACGTCGCTACGTGGCACGCGTTCCAAGAAGGTATCCTCCCAGTGTTCTCGGCGGGCAACAGCGGACCCGGGTCGAACACGCTGAACCAGTACTCGACCGCGCCGCACGTCCTCAGCGTGGCCGCGACCGACGACGAGCGGAGCGTTACTGACTTCTCCTCGCGGGGTCGCACGCCGAATTACGACGGGCCGACGAACTACAAACGCAAGAGGGCCCTCGACAACTTAGAAGAGTACCACGCCGCAGACAAGACCGAGACAGAAGTCGATTCGGGCAGTTACGCAGGTACCGTGGACGCCTCCAGTAGTGCGTATCACCGCTGGGACGCCCCGAAGAAGGCAGGTTACGTCGAAGCGACGCTGTCGTGGACGCCGAGCGAGGAGGACATCGACTTCTACCTCCACGTCGGGAGCAAGGACGGTCGCGTCGTCGCCAGTAGTGCGTCGCTGAACGAACCAGAGGACCTCGCGGGAAGCATCGAGGGTGGCAAGACGTACTACTTCGAGGTCAGGCCGTTCGCAAGCGTGGCGGCGGACTACAGCATCGACTTCACCGCTTACGAAGGCGTCACCCGGGACGTAACCCCGGTCGGTATCTACCGAAACGGCGTCGGTGCCCCCGGAAAGATGGTGATGAGTACGCTCGCGCCGAGTGACCCACTCCAGTCGTACGGCGCGACTAGCGGGGACACCGAGAACGTCGATACCGAGGACTACTACGGTCGTATCAGCGGAACTAGCATGTCTTGTCCCGTGACCTCGGGGGCCGCGACGCTGGTCGTGGACGCCTACTACCAGAACCACGGGAGTTACCCCGACCCCATCGACGTGCTGAATACGCTCGAAGCGACGGCCAAGGACTATCAGGCGAGCTACAACCCGTGGAACATCGGTGCCGGCTTCGTTGACGCCTACGACGCGGTCCAACGGGCGGCGTCGGGAGACTTGGCTACCTTCGGCGAGGTGAACCTCACAGATTACTGA
- a CDS encoding LVIVD repeat-containing protein, with protein MTFDRRDFLKTTGVALAGTTLSGAATAESTWNYELIGEALDPGTQEVDVQGDYAYTAQPASIATVDLSDPSQPLLAGTAVGEGTDNLDVKVDGDLAGLANDGDPPGVTFFDVSDPTTPTKLSFYEAASGVHNCFIDGDYAYLCINDDFAHSRMVVVDVSDPANPVSLEGDERGSGGAWMLGNHHPDMAATGINPIHDLWVQDDLAYMCFWDAGVVVADVSDPTVPTAVAHFGAADDAAVQPADTVESNKRYLGGHKTNAHYVQPTPSGDYTFVGAETFPGPFEDTAVPGDHGGIRVFDTSDVSTDSTPSNPYEEHVAYIPAPEPLDDALQTSHNFDVTDSKLFTSWYQGGVRAYDIDDPTSPTELAAFAPEGTAYWGARVLPTDGPKHYTVGSDIGKGLTVLELNHETPGEQNWQTDEELGPYDVFGNTMQRPL; from the coding sequence ATGACATTCGACCGACGTGACTTCCTCAAGACGACCGGCGTAGCGCTCGCAGGAACCACCCTCTCCGGTGCAGCGACGGCAGAGTCCACCTGGAATTACGAACTCATCGGCGAGGCGCTCGACCCCGGAACGCAGGAGGTTGACGTGCAAGGCGACTACGCCTACACCGCCCAACCGGCTAGCATCGCCACGGTGGACCTCAGCGACCCATCGCAACCGTTACTCGCGGGGACTGCGGTCGGCGAGGGCACCGACAACCTCGACGTGAAAGTCGATGGCGACCTCGCCGGACTGGCGAACGACGGCGACCCACCCGGCGTCACGTTCTTCGACGTGAGCGACCCCACGACGCCGACGAAACTCTCGTTCTACGAGGCCGCGAGCGGCGTCCACAACTGCTTCATCGACGGCGACTACGCGTACCTCTGCATCAACGACGACTTCGCCCACTCCCGGATGGTCGTCGTGGACGTTTCGGACCCGGCTAATCCGGTCAGTCTGGAGGGCGACGAACGCGGTTCTGGTGGGGCGTGGATGCTCGGGAACCACCACCCCGACATGGCTGCGACGGGCATCAACCCCATCCACGACCTCTGGGTGCAGGACGACCTTGCGTACATGTGTTTCTGGGACGCGGGCGTCGTCGTCGCCGACGTTTCGGACCCGACGGTCCCGACGGCGGTCGCTCACTTCGGCGCGGCGGACGACGCGGCGGTGCAACCCGCCGACACCGTCGAATCCAACAAGCGCTACCTCGGCGGGCACAAGACTAACGCCCACTACGTCCAACCGACTCCCTCGGGCGATTACACGTTCGTCGGTGCCGAGACGTTCCCCGGTCCGTTCGAGGACACTGCCGTGCCGGGCGACCACGGTGGTATCCGGGTGTTCGACACGAGCGACGTTTCGACGGACTCGACGCCGTCGAACCCCTACGAGGAACACGTCGCCTACATCCCGGCACCGGAACCGCTCGACGACGCGCTCCAGACGAGTCACAACTTCGATGTCACCGACTCGAAACTGTTCACGAGTTGGTACCAAGGCGGCGTTCGGGCGTACGACATCGACGACCCGACGAGTCCGACGGAACTCGCCGCCTTCGCACCCGAGGGAACCGCCTATTGGGGCGCTCGGGTCCTCCCGACGGATGGGCCGAAACACTACACGGTCGGTAGCGACATCGGCAAGGGACTGACGGTACTCGAACTGAACCACGAGACACCGGGCGAACAGAACTGGCAGACCGACGAGGAACTTGGACCGTACGACGTCTTCGGAAACACGATGCAACGACCGCTGTAG
- a CDS encoding S8 family serine peptidase: MADVPNFDRRSFLKATGAAGVASTVGFSGTAAAGDTILDDAFDLSLTRLHEALVVFDSRDDVDELDTLNLENGYYKFDVLPIGYTELYSDQLQALADWDSVRFVRKNEELDYYNDDGREVTGVNQVQSDLGYKGDGVHTAVIDSGVDGDHPDLQNQLVNNWQWLGNPLGSPTLWEDVGITDTDGGGHGTHCSGTIAGDGSASDGQFAGMAENADLDVYAGGAVLVVLKTAAAYDHILKRIRDGVSDVKIVSNSYGSSNGESFQPDNALNTATWEAYKEGLLSVFAAGNSGPSPNTLNQYAKAPQVLGVAATKDDKTVTDFSSRGRTHQSGGVDPDNWDRQTALNNLQDYYDTGSASGPIGVYRPGIGAPGNAIVSTMSPADALQSQSPDDGRLWYATISGTSMACPMTAGVATLVVDAYRQNNSDDIGPMELLNTLTAEAEDVHSGYTPYNIGSGFVDAYDAVSRAENGNVGTFSDTTLVSN, from the coding sequence ATGGCAGACGTTCCTAACTTCGACCGTCGTAGCTTCCTGAAAGCAACCGGTGCTGCTGGCGTCGCTTCCACTGTTGGATTCTCTGGAACTGCCGCCGCAGGCGACACCATCCTCGACGACGCGTTCGACCTGTCACTCACACGACTCCACGAGGCGCTCGTGGTCTTCGATTCCCGCGACGACGTGGACGAACTCGACACACTGAATCTGGAAAACGGCTACTACAAGTTCGACGTGTTGCCCATCGGCTACACGGAACTGTACAGCGACCAACTTCAGGCCCTCGCCGACTGGGACTCGGTTCGGTTCGTTCGCAAGAACGAAGAACTCGACTACTACAACGACGACGGTCGTGAAGTCACGGGGGTAAATCAAGTGCAGTCGGACCTCGGCTACAAGGGCGACGGCGTCCACACTGCTGTCATCGACTCGGGCGTGGACGGCGACCACCCCGACCTCCAGAACCAACTCGTCAACAACTGGCAGTGGTTGGGCAACCCGCTGGGTAGTCCGACACTCTGGGAAGACGTCGGCATCACAGACACCGACGGCGGCGGCCACGGCACGCACTGTTCGGGCACCATCGCAGGCGACGGCAGCGCGAGCGACGGCCAGTTCGCCGGGATGGCCGAGAACGCCGACCTCGACGTGTACGCTGGCGGTGCCGTGCTAGTCGTGCTGAAGACCGCCGCCGCGTACGACCACATCCTCAAGCGCATCCGCGACGGCGTCAGCGACGTAAAAATTGTCAGCAACTCCTACGGTTCCTCGAACGGCGAGAGTTTCCAACCCGACAACGCGCTCAACACCGCGACGTGGGAAGCCTACAAAGAAGGTTTGCTCTCTGTGTTCGCCGCGGGCAACAGCGGCCCGAGTCCGAACACGCTCAACCAGTACGCCAAGGCACCGCAGGTGCTTGGCGTCGCCGCGACGAAAGACGACAAGACGGTCACGGACTTCTCCTCGCGCGGTCGCACGCACCAGAGCGGCGGCGTGGACCCCGACAACTGGGACCGCCAGACCGCTCTGAACAACTTGCAGGACTACTACGACACCGGCAGTGCCTCTGGACCAATCGGCGTCTACCGACCGGGCATCGGCGCACCGGGCAACGCCATCGTGAGTACGATGTCGCCCGCCGACGCGCTCCAGAGTCAGAGCCCCGACGACGGCCGCCTCTGGTACGCGACGATTAGCGGCACCTCGATGGCCTGCCCGATGACCGCTGGCGTCGCTACGCTCGTCGTGGACGCCTACCGGCAGAACAACAGTGACGACATCGGCCCGATGGAACTACTGAACACGCTCACCGCGGAGGCCGAGGACGTTCACAGCGGCTACACGCCGTACAACATCGGTAGTGGCTTCGTAGACGCCTACGACGCCGTGAGTCGCGCGGAGAACGGCAACGTCGGGACGTTCAGCGACACGACGCTCGTCTCGAACTGA
- a CDS encoding pyridoxal phosphate-dependent decarboxylase family protein — MTDDDRPMTDGNRPLELSREEMAAMMEAATERVIDHVETLPDQPAADLDGAEERAEQLREPLPTEPTNFDDLLDLLFDGAIPKSLNNPHPGFMAYIPGGGLFHSAVADATNRYVGTWFAAPALTRIEANVVEWFCEMVGYPDDAFGLLTTGGSMANLIATTTARRERLPQNFLDGIIYTSDQSHHSVAKAAVLAGFPPENVRSISTDDEFRIRVDELERAIEEDSEADGREPFMVVATAGSTNTGAVDDLDAVADSCQREDLWLHADAAYGGFFAMTDEGSDRLAGLDRADSITVDPHKGLFLPYGTGALLVRDGQALARAHAVEADYIPDWDPDSGLPDFSQLGPELSRDFRGLRVWLPLKMHGVEPFRTELREKLELAEWANERLRELDHVRVVAEPQLSTLAFRADLPDVAGEELDELNQELLAAINRRNRVHLSGTTLNDRFALRISILSFRTHREHVEQCLEDVAAAKEELLD, encoded by the coding sequence ATGACCGACGACGACCGGCCCATGACGGATGGCAACCGGCCGCTGGAACTCTCGCGCGAGGAGATGGCCGCGATGATGGAGGCGGCGACAGAGCGCGTCATAGACCACGTCGAAACGCTCCCGGACCAGCCAGCGGCGGACCTCGACGGCGCGGAGGAACGAGCGGAACAGTTGCGCGAACCGCTCCCGACGGAACCGACGAACTTCGACGACCTGCTCGACCTTCTGTTCGACGGTGCTATCCCGAAGTCGCTGAACAATCCGCATCCAGGCTTCATGGCGTACATTCCCGGCGGCGGTCTCTTCCACTCCGCCGTGGCCGACGCGACCAACCGCTACGTCGGCACGTGGTTCGCCGCGCCCGCGCTCACCAGAATCGAGGCGAACGTCGTCGAGTGGTTCTGCGAGATGGTCGGCTATCCGGACGACGCGTTCGGCCTGCTGACGACCGGTGGGTCGATGGCGAACCTGATTGCGACCACGACCGCTCGCCGCGAGCGACTTCCCCAGAACTTCCTCGACGGAATCATCTACACCAGCGACCAGTCGCACCACTCGGTCGCCAAGGCCGCCGTGCTGGCCGGGTTCCCGCCGGAGAACGTCCGCTCGATTTCGACCGACGACGAGTTCAGGATTCGAGTAGACGAACTCGAACGGGCAATCGAAGAGGACAGTGAAGCAGACGGTAGAGAGCCGTTCATGGTCGTTGCGACTGCCGGTAGCACCAACACCGGCGCGGTGGACGACCTCGACGCAGTCGCCGACAGCTGCCAGCGCGAAGACCTGTGGCTCCACGCGGACGCCGCCTACGGTGGCTTCTTCGCTATGACCGACGAGGGGAGCGACCGACTCGCTGGCTTGGACCGCGCCGACTCCATCACGGTGGACCCGCACAAAGGACTCTTCCTGCCCTACGGAACCGGCGCGTTACTGGTGCGGGACGGCCAAGCCTTGGCACGCGCACACGCCGTCGAAGCCGACTACATCCCCGACTGGGACCCCGACTCGGGCCTACCGGACTTCAGTCAACTCGGGCCGGAACTCTCCAGAGACTTCCGGGGCCTGCGGGTCTGGTTGCCGCTGAAGATGCACGGTGTCGAGCCGTTCCGCACCGAACTTCGAGAGAAACTCGAACTCGCCGAGTGGGCGAACGAGCGACTTCGGGAACTCGACCACGTTCGCGTCGTCGCTGAACCACAACTCTCGACGCTGGCGTTCCGCGCCGACCTCCCGGACGTAGCGGGCGAGGAACTTGACGAACTCAATCAGGAACTGCTCGCGGCCATCAACCGACGAAACCGGGTCCACCTCTCGGGGACGACGTTGAACGACCGGTTCGCGCTCCGAATCAGCATTCTGTCTTTCCGCACGCACCGCGAACACGTCGAACAGTGTCTCGAAGACGTGGCGGCCGCGAAAGAAGAGCTACTCGATTAG
- a CDS encoding M14 family zinc carboxypeptidase, translating to MTERRTNGGDETSDEFDLTRRDFARLSAATAGALTLPGAASSEASAATLTSGKMTKRYEFVVNHTADDFAVGTLIELTSEAGFAELDALGIDYRSTTASGNPHAHAQLATGEVGDVLDLSVAERLSHSPGSNPFWRLGQYPNGVFPEPRQSTDFIDYEQMVDGLNHLESQHPDRLKFYSIGESPGHYNYVTGEDDPKDIYVAELTNNVNDDAAFEDKEKVMFSLSLHGLERAGAEAGSRFIEDVLTGEDSDVADLLDDIVVVFVYANADGWVAKHPQYESGWQLLGPDGGAPVAPFYERGNDGVFDTNRQAPSVGWIDPGHYPGDPLGANLTDDEPGIDSDVPDYASERVPDLLAVAEHFRDYENLNYGADLHGALTSSKFVLGLISQDQFDHGQLHELYEFNRNIDETLEDALTEWTTLADAQQTLTGEFNPEVIGFETLPEEAFDYAGIWDTIGYTVSGGWLDWMAQPEELGGLGMTTMDFEMAYSHMVGANAYDPELVNMQVVGYDTAIKTITRYVTEQTTADIETGGASTAYVTTDSLTRSSEDLSFVQNPDTGFVEMDAGEQFSGTIGPGATGAEATKRHEFTAVADADRIEADLSWTPPGEDLEFYLEDSSGDRIATAATASNPETITASVEAGKSYTFVVETYANVAADYTIDGTYFDYGQKETSRETDEQSAMVGPNQTTELYRSVREEVDTLSVSVNSQPGSHHAATLRTPSGEVVRSFDPTDGEGGADGFVGMPEWTVDDPATGEWTVEATNLMESKDGEVGVRFGTLQSNEQNPDPVDALGYEQRSYEVSPFAFFEDYAGYADAPVDALTISDVKDGAHHDYDNLVVIHDDAISDSTYVDALDQFVADDGNLVLTDSGLRLLAPMANEFAADIDHDHVTEETFYIANVEQKYPGHELLEDTRPIQRELWKIAPMGYSTSNQAPMHLLDGEAFDAAGGTVAGETAGKVSVGSLTPDRSTGTGIHVLGSLLPPASQSNLHPFGLLDYTVAFFGHTILTNALGYKQNRYVNGSKVSEFGDVGSFSVDPSVTATRSDDGDLFTGGQTNQVDISVAGNADVLIRDQFPSEWTVEGGDSHSVYTDDDTRYVEFDTSVEDGTRTYFAEAPGSLTETQSYEFGPVEYSLDGGENWVQIPKTTDRNNVLGADSNV from the coding sequence ATGACGGAACGAAGAACGAACGGGGGCGACGAGACGAGCGACGAGTTCGACCTGACGAGACGCGACTTCGCTCGCCTCTCGGCGGCGACTGCTGGCGCGCTGACGCTCCCCGGTGCGGCGAGTTCGGAGGCGAGTGCGGCGACGCTCACTTCGGGCAAGATGACGAAACGCTACGAGTTCGTCGTCAACCACACCGCCGACGACTTCGCAGTGGGGACGCTTATCGAGTTGACGAGCGAGGCCGGATTCGCAGAACTCGACGCCCTCGGCATCGACTACAGGAGTACGACGGCGTCGGGCAATCCCCACGCTCATGCCCAACTGGCGACGGGCGAAGTCGGCGACGTACTCGACCTGAGTGTGGCCGAACGCCTCAGTCACTCGCCGGGGTCGAACCCGTTCTGGCGACTCGGCCAGTACCCGAACGGCGTCTTCCCCGAACCGAGACAGAGTACAGACTTCATCGACTACGAGCAGATGGTCGATGGCCTGAACCACCTCGAATCCCAGCATCCAGACCGGCTCAAATTCTACAGCATCGGCGAGAGCCCCGGCCACTACAACTACGTGACCGGCGAGGACGACCCGAAGGACATCTACGTCGCCGAGTTGACGAACAACGTCAACGACGACGCCGCCTTCGAAGACAAGGAGAAGGTGATGTTCAGCCTCTCGCTCCACGGGCTCGAACGCGCCGGAGCGGAGGCCGGGTCGCGGTTCATCGAGGACGTGTTGACCGGCGAAGATTCGGATGTTGCCGACCTGCTCGACGACATCGTGGTCGTCTTCGTCTACGCCAACGCCGACGGCTGGGTCGCCAAGCATCCCCAGTACGAGTCTGGCTGGCAACTGCTCGGCCCGGACGGCGGCGCGCCAGTCGCACCGTTCTACGAGCGGGGCAACGACGGCGTCTTCGACACGAACCGGCAGGCCCCCTCGGTCGGGTGGATAGACCCCGGCCACTACCCCGGCGACCCACTTGGCGCGAACCTCACCGACGACGAACCGGGCATCGACAGCGACGTGCCCGACTACGCCAGCGAGCGCGTCCCCGACCTGCTCGCCGTCGCGGAGCACTTCCGCGACTACGAGAATCTGAACTACGGTGCGGACCTCCACGGTGCGCTCACCTCCTCGAAGTTCGTCCTCGGACTCATCAGTCAGGACCAGTTCGACCACGGCCAACTCCACGAACTGTACGAGTTCAACCGGAATATCGACGAGACCTTAGAGGACGCGCTGACGGAGTGGACGACTCTCGCGGACGCCCAGCAGACGCTGACCGGCGAGTTCAATCCCGAGGTAATCGGCTTCGAGACGCTACCGGAGGAGGCGTTCGACTACGCGGGCATCTGGGACACAATCGGCTACACCGTCTCGGGCGGCTGGCTCGACTGGATGGCCCAACCGGAGGAACTCGGTGGTCTCGGCATGACGACGATGGACTTCGAGATGGCTTACTCACACATGGTCGGGGCGAACGCCTACGACCCCGAACTCGTGAACATGCAGGTCGTCGGCTACGACACCGCCATCAAGACCATCACGCGGTACGTCACTGAGCAGACCACCGCCGACATCGAGACCGGCGGCGCATCGACGGCGTACGTCACCACCGACTCGCTAACCCGCTCCTCCGAAGACCTCTCGTTCGTCCAGAACCCCGACACTGGCTTCGTGGAAATGGACGCTGGCGAGCAGTTCTCCGGAACTATCGGACCGGGCGCGACGGGAGCGGAAGCGACCAAGCGCCACGAGTTCACTGCCGTGGCGGACGCCGACCGCATCGAAGCAGACCTCTCGTGGACGCCGCCGGGCGAAGACCTCGAATTCTACCTCGAAGATTCGTCTGGCGACCGCATCGCCACGGCGGCGACCGCCAGCAACCCCGAGACCATCACAGCCTCGGTCGAGGCTGGAAAATCCTACACCTTCGTCGTGGAGACGTACGCGAACGTCGCCGCCGACTACACCATCGACGGTACGTATTTCGACTACGGCCAGAAGGAGACTTCCCGGGAGACCGACGAGCAGTCGGCGATGGTCGGACCGAACCAGACGACCGAACTCTACCGGAGCGTCCGCGAGGAAGTCGATACCCTCTCGGTGTCGGTCAACTCCCAACCGGGGAGCCACCACGCCGCGACGTTGAGAACCCCGAGTGGAGAAGTCGTTCGAAGCTTCGACCCCACAGACGGCGAAGGCGGCGCGGACGGCTTCGTCGGCATGCCCGAGTGGACAGTTGACGACCCCGCCACAGGCGAATGGACTGTCGAAGCGACGAATCTCATGGAGAGCAAAGACGGCGAGGTCGGAGTCAGGTTCGGCACGCTCCAGAGCAACGAGCAGAACCCCGACCCGGTGGACGCGCTGGGCTACGAGCAACGCTCCTACGAGGTGTCGCCGTTCGCGTTCTTCGAAGACTACGCCGGGTACGCCGACGCGCCGGTAGACGCGCTCACGATTTCGGACGTGAAAGACGGCGCGCACCACGACTACGACAATCTGGTCGTCATCCACGACGACGCCATCAGCGACTCGACGTACGTCGATGCCTTGGACCAGTTCGTCGCCGACGACGGCAACCTCGTGCTGACCGACTCGGGCCTGCGCCTGCTCGCGCCGATGGCCAACGAGTTCGCGGCGGACATCGACCACGACCACGTGACCGAGGAGACGTTCTACATCGCCAACGTCGAACAGAAGTACCCCGGCCACGAGTTGCTGGAGGACACCCGGCCCATCCAGCGCGAACTGTGGAAGATAGCGCCGATGGGTTACTCCACGAGCAATCAGGCCCCGATGCATCTGCTCGACGGCGAGGCGTTCGACGCCGCAGGCGGCACCGTCGCGGGAGAGACGGCAGGCAAGGTCAGCGTCGGGTCGCTGACGCCGGACAGAAGTACTGGGACCGGAATCCACGTCCTCGGCAGTCTACTGCCGCCGGCCTCCCAGTCGAACCTCCACCCGTTCGGCCTGCTCGACTACACCGTCGCGTTCTTCGGCCACACTATCCTGACGAACGCGCTCGGCTACAAGCAGAACCGCTACGTCAACGGGAGCAAGGTCTCGGAGTTCGGCGACGTGGGGTCTTTCAGCGTGGACCCGTCGGTGACTGCCACGCGAAGCGACGACGGCGACCTGTTTACGGGTGGCCAGACGAATCAGGTGGACATCAGCGTCGCCGGGAACGCCGACGTGCTAATTCGGGACCAGTTCCCCAGCGAGTGGACCGTCGAAGGCGGGGATTCGCACTCCGTCTACACCGACGACGACACCCGCTACGTCGAATTCGACACCAGCGTCGAAGACGGCACGCGAACGTACTTCGCGGAAGCACCCGGGTCGCTGACCGAGACTCAGAGCTACGAGTTCGGCCCAGTCGAGTACAGCCTCGACGGTGGCGAGAACTGGGTCCAGATTCCGAAGACGACCGACCGGAACAACGTCCTCGGCGCGGACTCGAACGTCTGA